A single genomic interval of Peromyscus leucopus breed LL Stock chromosome 7, UCI_PerLeu_2.1, whole genome shotgun sequence harbors:
- the LOC114687685 gene encoding LOW QUALITY PROTEIN: olfactory receptor 18-like (The sequence of the model RefSeq protein was modified relative to this genomic sequence to represent the inferred CDS: inserted 1 base in 1 codon), which yields MEPYNLTGTLEFLLLGLSDDPELQPILFVLFLLIYLLTVLGNMFIILAISSDSHLHSPMYFFLYNLSLSDMGFSSTTVPKMLINMQTHSKTITYAACLSQVSFFFLFGXYDNLLLTVMAYDRWVAICHPLHYQVILNPGLCRRLVLVSFFFSLVDSQVHWLMVSQLTFCTNKEIPHFFCDVPALLKLACSDTSTNNIVIFIIGIIGGFLPVSGIFYSYYKIISSIFRVPSLHGKYKAFSTCGSHLSVVCLFYGTGLGVYLSSSVSSSSRECMVASIMYTVLVPMINPFIYSLRNRDIKKALQKIVKIT from the exons ATGGAGCCATATAATTTAACAGGGACCTTGGAATTCCTCCTCCTTGGACTCTCAGATGATCCTGAACTGCAGCCCATCTTATTTGTACTATTCCTGCTCATATACCTGCTCACAGTGCTTGGAAATATGTTCATCATCCTGGCCATCAGCTCTGATTCCCACCTCCACAGccccatgtatttcttcctctaCAATCTTTCCTTGTCTGACATGGGCTTCAGCAGCACCACAGTCCCCAAAATGTTGATAAACATGCAGACCCATAGCAAAACTATAACTTACGCAGCCTGCCTAAGTCAGGtgtccttcttctttctctttg tGTATGACAACCTACTGCTGACTGTGATGGCGTATGACCGATGGGTAGCCATTTGTCACCCTCTACACTACCAAGTCATCCTGAATCCTGGTCTGTGTAGACGTTTGGTCCtggtgtcatttttctttagtcTTGTGGATTCACAGGTACACTGGTTGATGGTGTCACAACTAACATTTTGCACTAATAAAGAAATCCCtcatttcttctgtgatgttccagCGCTTCTAAAACTTGCCTGTTCTGATACCTCTACCAATAACATAGTCATATTTATTATAGGTATCATTGGTGGTTTTCTCCCTGTCTCAGGAATCTTTTACTcctactataaaattatttcctccatttttagAGTTCCATCATTGCATGGGAAATATAAAGCCTTTTCTACCTGTGGATCACACCTGTcagttgtttgcttattttatggAACAGGCCTTGGTGTGTACCTTAGTTCATCTGTTTCTAGTTCTTCCAGAGAATGTATGGTGGCTTCAATAATGTATACCGTGTTAGTTCCCATGATTAACCCCTTCATCTACAGTCTGAGAAATAGAGACATCAAGAAAGCCCTCCAGAAAATAGTCAAAATAACCTAA